One Gammaproteobacteria bacterium DNA window includes the following coding sequences:
- a CDS encoding membrane integrity-associated transporter subunit PqiC translates to MTRNLVRTAKTFVNRVAVALAAGLLVSACATLPGFKHEPETVYLLEWQDDFTPATATNTEPCGSLLIISPLGAPGYATTRMAYVEQDHRVDYFVTHRWADTPARMLGPLMTRALGESGLFEAVVESPAPLQAQLRLESEVLKLRQVFLTRTSEIELNLRVNLYDLTQGRLLVGRVLNVVTPAESRNPYGGVNASHRAVERLFQQLADTLSAVLTENPAACGAESRPVPELTRNTR, encoded by the coding sequence GTGACGCGCAACTTGGTACGGACGGCAAAGACCTTTGTTAACAGAGTCGCCGTAGCGCTCGCGGCGGGTTTGCTCGTCTCAGCATGCGCCACCCTACCCGGCTTCAAGCACGAGCCGGAGACGGTTTATCTGCTGGAGTGGCAGGACGATTTCACGCCCGCCACGGCAACGAATACTGAACCGTGTGGCTCGTTGTTGATCATCTCGCCGTTGGGCGCGCCCGGTTACGCTACCACCCGCATGGCGTACGTCGAGCAGGATCACCGCGTTGATTACTTTGTCACACATCGCTGGGCCGATACGCCGGCGCGCATGCTGGGACCGCTGATGACGCGCGCGCTTGGAGAAAGCGGGCTGTTCGAGGCGGTAGTGGAAAGCCCCGCACCCCTTCAGGCGCAGCTCCGGCTCGAAAGCGAGGTGCTGAAACTCCGGCAGGTATTTCTCACTCGCACTAGCGAAATAGAATTAAACCTGCGCGTGAATCTTTACGACCTGACACAAGGACGGCTGCTCGTCGGCCGCGTGCTGAATGTTGTTACACCCGCGGAAAGCCGTAACCCGTATGGCGGCGTGAATGCGAGCCATCGTGCGGTCGAGCGGCTATTCCAGCAACTCGCCGACACGCTGAGCGCGGTGCTCACCGAAAACCCGGCAGCCTGCGGCGCTGAAAGTCGGCCGGTGCCGGAATTGACGAGAAACACGCGATAA
- a CDS encoding MCE family protein yields the protein MESQFNYTLIGAFVLLFGAALIGGVLWLSADISSRDYKTYRVYMTESVSGLEDDASVNYRGVEVGRVRDISLDSTHPQRVALLLDVERDVIVRQDDAARLESTGVTGINFINILGGTPDASPLRARKGELYPVIKSNPSLLGRLDATLSILGKNLMVTSDKINDLFSDANRESFAQILSNIETVTGSVAVRAPKIDSALDGFADTMGNARRASGRLPEIMTRAEHSMRSIERTTSRFAIVMENLDQSVITSGRDVERFTAQALPEATALIVELRQMVANLRRLSEELARDPSTIIFGSPERNRGPGE from the coding sequence ATGGAATCCCAATTCAACTACACCCTGATCGGCGCGTTCGTGCTGCTGTTCGGCGCGGCGCTGATCGGCGGCGTGCTGTGGCTGAGCGCCGACATCAGCAGTCGGGACTACAAGACCTATCGGGTCTACATGACCGAATCGGTGTCCGGCCTGGAAGATGACGCCTCGGTAAATTATCGCGGCGTGGAGGTGGGTCGGGTGCGCGACATCAGTCTGGATTCCACGCATCCGCAGCGGGTGGCGCTGTTGCTGGACGTCGAGCGCGACGTGATCGTGCGACAGGACGACGCCGCGCGCCTGGAGTCGACGGGGGTGACCGGCATCAATTTCATCAACATCCTAGGCGGCACACCGGATGCGTCGCCGCTTAGGGCGCGCAAAGGCGAGCTGTATCCGGTAATCAAGAGCAACCCGTCACTGCTCGGGCGGCTCGACGCAACCTTGTCGATCCTGGGCAAAAACCTGATGGTGACATCCGACAAGATCAACGATTTGTTCAGCGACGCTAATCGCGAGTCGTTCGCGCAGATTCTCTCGAACATCGAGACCGTTACCGGCAGCGTGGCAGTGCGCGCGCCGAAAATCGACAGCGCGCTGGACGGCTTTGCCGATACCATGGGCAACGCGCGTCGCGCGTCGGGCCGCCTGCCGGAGATCATGACGCGCGCCGAGCACAGCATGCGCTCGATCGAACGGACCACCAGCCGCTTTGCCATTGTTATGGAAAACCTGGACCAGAGCGTGATTACCAGCGGCCGGGACGTCGAGCGCTTCACGGCGCAGGCGCTGCCCGAGGCGACAGCACTCATCGTCGAACTGCGTCAGATGGTGGCCAATCTGCGCCGGTTGAGCGAGGAGCTGGCGCGCGATCCCAGCACCATAATCTTCGGCTCACCCGAGCGTAACCGGGGTCCGGGCGAGTGA
- a CDS encoding ATP-binding cassette domain-containing protein produces MTNAETRRKDADDREVVVELDEVTTRYGDRLVHDRISLCVYRGEILAIVGGSGSGKSTLLRNMLLLQTPDTGSVRVLDIDTAHQPEARTLPLRRRMGALFQYSALFGALNVVENVALPLAEHSRLSRAVIEQIAGIKMALVGLAPETAHLYPSQLSGGMRKRAGLARALALDPELLFLDEPSSGLDPISANALDELILQLRASLGLTIVMVTHDMDSLWRVADRVIFLGDARILSSGTMPALSGSQAPELREFFQGPRARAARPAEAV; encoded by the coding sequence ATGACGAACGCAGAGACGCGACGTAAGGATGCCGACGACCGCGAGGTGGTGGTCGAACTCGATGAGGTGACGACGCGCTACGGCGACCGGCTGGTGCACGACCGCATCAGCCTGTGCGTCTATCGCGGCGAGATCCTGGCGATCGTGGGCGGCAGCGGTAGCGGCAAGTCCACCCTGCTGCGTAACATGTTGCTGTTGCAGACGCCGGATACCGGCTCGGTACGAGTGCTGGATATCGACACTGCGCACCAACCGGAGGCGCGCACCTTGCCGCTGCGGCGGCGCATGGGTGCGCTGTTTCAGTACAGCGCTCTGTTCGGCGCGCTCAACGTCGTGGAGAATGTCGCCCTGCCCTTGGCCGAGCATTCGCGGCTCTCGCGAGCCGTGATCGAGCAGATCGCTGGCATCAAAATGGCGCTGGTGGGGCTGGCGCCGGAAACCGCCCATCTGTACCCCAGCCAGCTCAGCGGCGGCATGCGCAAACGCGCGGGGCTGGCGCGCGCGCTGGCGCTGGACCCGGAACTGCTGTTTCTGGACGAACCGTCTTCCGGCCTGGACCCGATCAGCGCGAACGCGCTGGACGAACTGATTCTGCAACTGCGCGCGTCGCTGGGTCTCACCATAGTCATGGTTACGCACGACATGGACTCACTGTGGCGGGTCGCGGATCGCGTGATATTTTTAGGTGACGCCAGAATCTTGAGCTCCGGCACCATGCCGGCTCTGTCGGGCTCGCAGGCGCCGGAACTCAGAGAATTCTTTCAGGGACCGCGGGCACGCGCGGCACGCCCCGCCGAGGCGGTATAG